The Edaphobacter flagellatus sequence GCGCAGAGATCGGCAATAGCCGACAGATCGTCGATGGCTCCTGTATTGACGGTGCCTGCGCTGGCGACGACGCAGAGAGGTTTGATTCCCTGAGCCTGGTCTGCTGCGATTGCAGCCTTCAGCTCATCGATCCGTATGCGATATCCGGCATCGACACCCACAGCGTGCAGGCAGGCGCGGCCCATCCCCATCAGCTCCACGGACTTCTTCAGCCAGCTATGCGTTTCGGAGGAACAGTAAACGCGCACGGGGCTGCCTCCGCGCATGCCTTCGGCGCGTACGTCGAATCCTGCCTTGGCATATCGACCCACGTTGAGACCGACGAGATTGGCCATGGTGCCACCGCTCATCAGCAAACCGCTGGTGGTCGCGGGCATGTCCATGAGCTCGGCCATCCAGCGGACGACCTGTTTTTCGACCAGCGTGGCGGTGTCGTCCATGCCCCCGACATTCGGATTCATCGCGGCGGCGAGCATCTCGGCCATTATGCCAACGGCAGTGCCCCCGCCCTTGACCCATCCCCAGTAACGCGGATGCGTGTTGCCGGTGGCATAGGGCAGCACGTTGGTAAGGAAGCTCTGGTAGACGTGCTCGGCGGCCTGGGGCGTGCGCGGTACGGCTTCGCCGGCAATGAGGCGGCGAACCGTATCTGGCGGGCTCTGCCATACGGGCTGCTCGCGGCGACCTTCGAGATGGTCAAAAACGCCATCGACCATGACATGAGCAAGCTCGCGCATGCGCTCCCATTCGGCCGGCGTGCCGGGATCCAGTGTCAGCTCGTCCTGGGCAATTTCAATTTCCTGTTCCGTCATCCTTTTCTCCCGGTTATTATTTTCCCACTTCGCATACGACATGAAGAAAAGGGGATTCGACGATGCGCCGATGGTGTGCAGCACTAGGGATTGGTTTGCCTGTCGCAGCGCTGGGAGTTGTGATCGCCCAGCAGAACCTTAGCCAACGATTCCCGCAGTTTGAAAACGAGGATGTAAAAGTATGGCGATCGGTGATCGCTACCGGCACGCCGCTGCCCTTGCATCACCACGATCATGGCCGGGTGATTATTCCGCTGAAGGGAGGGAAGATCGATGTGGTGGAACAGGACGGCTCCACGGAGCACCACGTGTGGGAGGCAGGCAAGGCCTACTGGCTACCGAAGAATGCACCCAACACGATGCATAAGGACGTCAACGTGGGCGGCAGCCAGGTGGTGGTGATGGTGGTCGAGCTGAAGAAAGACTAAAAACGCCAACAGCTACTTGGTGACTTCGACGCCGCGCCAGAAGGCGATGTGGTGCTTGACGTTACGCGCCGCAGGCTTGGGGTCGGGATAGTACCAGGCGGCATCCTGGTTCTCCTGTCCATCGACGACGATGGTGTAGTAGCGGGCCTGGCCCTTCCAGGGGCAGCTTGAGGTGGTGGAGCTGGGACGGAGGAACTCCCGCTTTACGGTCTCGTCGGGAAAGTAAATGTTGCCTTCAACGGTCTCGTACGTTTCGCTTTCGGCCAGGGTCTGACCATTCCAAACTGCTTTCGCCATAAATAAAACCCAATCTTTTCAGTAAATTACAGCAAGTAACACCAGACCCCAAACCAGATCCAAGACACGCAGGGGCGAGCTTCTGCCCGCAAACACTCCTTTCTAGTTGTAACAGAATTGCAGCAAAATAGAAAACCGCCGCCCTGAAGGCAGCGGTCTTCGATGCTGGACAGTTTTGCGCTTAGGCCAGTCCCAGAGACTTCAGGAAGCCGTCGTGCAGCTTTTGAGCAGTGGGGTACTTGGCGATCAGCGCAGCCGTATTGCGCATAAAAGGGTTGCCGGACTGCTTTTCTGTCTCCACGTGGAAGTGGTGGAACTTGGCATAGATGAGGATGCCTTCGCCATTGGTATCGAGGAAGAGGTCGGCATCGAGCGCGCCACGAAGGACGAGCGCGTGGGCCATCTCCCAATAGCTGGTGACCTGACGCCAGGCCGGGTTGTGCGGCGAGT is a genomic window containing:
- a CDS encoding DUF4760 domain-containing protein; amino-acid sequence: MATAADGELILKLYEMRREAEMRKARRFMIFDFQPKTLEELRAVSRDLDSPHNPAWRQVTSYWEMAHALVLRGALDADLFLDTNGEGILIYAKFHHFHVETEKQSGNPFMRNTAALIAKYPTAQKLHDGFLKSLGLA
- a CDS encoding cupin domain-containing protein — encoded protein: MRRWCAALGIGLPVAALGVVIAQQNLSQRFPQFENEDVKVWRSVIATGTPLPLHHHDHGRVIIPLKGGKIDVVEQDGSTEHHVWEAGKAYWLPKNAPNTMHKDVNVGGSQVVVMVVELKKD
- a CDS encoding pyridoxal phosphate-dependent decarboxylase family protein codes for the protein MTEQEIEIAQDELTLDPGTPAEWERMRELAHVMVDGVFDHLEGRREQPVWQSPPDTVRRLIAGEAVPRTPQAAEHVYQSFLTNVLPYATGNTHPRYWGWVKGGGTAVGIMAEMLAAAMNPNVGGMDDTATLVEKQVVRWMAELMDMPATTSGLLMSGGTMANLVGLNVGRYAKAGFDVRAEGMRGGSPVRVYCSSETHSWLKKSVELMGMGRACLHAVGVDAGYRIRIDELKAAIAADQAQGIKPLCVVASAGTVNTGAIDDLSAIADLCAEQDIWFHVDGAIGAPAYWSTKLQPRVRGIERADSIAFDLHKWGYMPYDIGCVLVRDAELHKAAFASTASYLTTMDRGPAAGGFYFADRNIELSRGFRALKAWMSLKTYGVDAITALIEQNVEQTRYLVRLIEASPVLEMAAEAPLNIVCFVYRDATDAQNKEILMRLQESGLAVPSSTVVGGRFAIRVANTNHRTRLEDLELLVKAVETIGAEVLRLGA
- a CDS encoding DUF427 domain-containing protein, producing MAKAVWNGQTLAESETYETVEGNIYFPDETVKREFLRPSSTTSSCPWKGQARYYTIVVDGQENQDAAWYYPDPKPAARNVKHHIAFWRGVEVTK